The following proteins come from a genomic window of Carassius auratus strain Wakin chromosome 18, ASM336829v1, whole genome shotgun sequence:
- the p2ry2.1 gene encoding P2Y purinoceptor 2 isoform X1 produces the protein MKLISSLYWNCEGLRSFQTERNRMAIFNNTTTTNISDRYQCKIEENFKYILLPVSYTLVFVFGLGLNITAMYVILFRTKHWKPSTIYMINLNVCDTLYVLTLPFLIYYYADKNDWPFGEVMCKLIRFLFYTNLYGSILFLSCISVHRFLGVCHPVRSLSWMNGRRARMVSVGIWVIILILQAPILYFSRMNNNSDMKPQSMVCYDTTSKVLFNDFIVYSSVVMFLLFVIPFGVVLVCNGLMVKKLQEPGIGGGPMSQRFKQKSVKMIIIVLLAFVLCFLPFHVNRSIYYTFRYLDKHVSCSMLEAASMAYKVTRPLASANSCIDPILYFMAGQGFKSSIKNKKSKSRYENRKAPSTSL, from the exons ATGAAACTTATTTCGTCCTTGTATTGGAACTGTGAAGGTCTCAGATCATTTCAAACTGAGAGGAACAG AATGGCAATATTTAACAACACCACCACAACTAACATCAGCGACCGTTATCAATGTAAGATAGAAGAGAACTTCAAGTACATTCTCCTCCCGGTGAGTTACACTCTGGTGTTTGTGTTCGGTCTGGGGTTGAACATCACGGCCATGTACGTCATCCTGTTTCGCACCAAACACTGGAAGCCCAGCACCATCTACATGATCAACCTCAACGTCTGCGACACGCTTTACGTCCTCACCCTGCCGTTCCTCATCTACTATTACGCTGATAAGAACGACTGGCCGTTCGGGGAGGTGATGTGTAAGCTGATTCGCTTTCTCTTCTACACAAACCTCTACGGAAGCATCCTCTTCCTCAGCTGCATCAGTGTGCATCGCTTTTTAGGCGTCTGTCATCCGGTGCGCTCTTTGTCCTGGATGAACGGCCGGCGTGCTCGTATGGTTTCTGTGGGAATATGGGTGATCATTCTCATCTTACAGGCACCGATTCTTTATTTCTCCAGGATGAATAATAACAGTGACATGAAACCGCAATCAATGGTTTGCTATGACACCACAAGCAAGGTGCTCTTCAATGACTTTATTGTTTACAGCTCGGTGGTGATGTTCCTGCTCTTTGTCATACCGTTCGGAGTGGTGCTGGTCTGCAACGGCCTGATGGTGAAGAAACTTCAGGAACCTGGTATTGGTGGAGGTCCAATGTCACAGCGCTTTAAGCAGAAGTCGGTGAAGATGATTATTATTGTGCTTCTGGCTTTCGTGTTGTGCTTCTTGCCTTTCCATGTGAACCGTAGTATATACTACACCTTCCGTTACCTGGACAAACATGTGAGCTGCTCGATGCTGGAGGCTGCCAGCATGGCCTACAAGGTCACACGACCTTTAGCCAGCGCCAACAGCTGCATCGACCCCATCCTTTACTTCATGGCAGGACAGGGCTTCAAAAGCAGCATCAAGAACAAGAAAAGTAAATCAAGATATGAAAATAGGAAAGCACCCTCGACCTCTTTATAG
- the p2ry2.1 gene encoding P2Y purinoceptor 2 isoform X2, protein MAIFNNTTTTNISDRYQCKIEENFKYILLPVSYTLVFVFGLGLNITAMYVILFRTKHWKPSTIYMINLNVCDTLYVLTLPFLIYYYADKNDWPFGEVMCKLIRFLFYTNLYGSILFLSCISVHRFLGVCHPVRSLSWMNGRRARMVSVGIWVIILILQAPILYFSRMNNNSDMKPQSMVCYDTTSKVLFNDFIVYSSVVMFLLFVIPFGVVLVCNGLMVKKLQEPGIGGGPMSQRFKQKSVKMIIIVLLAFVLCFLPFHVNRSIYYTFRYLDKHVSCSMLEAASMAYKVTRPLASANSCIDPILYFMAGQGFKSSIKNKKSKSRYENRKAPSTSL, encoded by the coding sequence ATGGCAATATTTAACAACACCACCACAACTAACATCAGCGACCGTTATCAATGTAAGATAGAAGAGAACTTCAAGTACATTCTCCTCCCGGTGAGTTACACTCTGGTGTTTGTGTTCGGTCTGGGGTTGAACATCACGGCCATGTACGTCATCCTGTTTCGCACCAAACACTGGAAGCCCAGCACCATCTACATGATCAACCTCAACGTCTGCGACACGCTTTACGTCCTCACCCTGCCGTTCCTCATCTACTATTACGCTGATAAGAACGACTGGCCGTTCGGGGAGGTGATGTGTAAGCTGATTCGCTTTCTCTTCTACACAAACCTCTACGGAAGCATCCTCTTCCTCAGCTGCATCAGTGTGCATCGCTTTTTAGGCGTCTGTCATCCGGTGCGCTCTTTGTCCTGGATGAACGGCCGGCGTGCTCGTATGGTTTCTGTGGGAATATGGGTGATCATTCTCATCTTACAGGCACCGATTCTTTATTTCTCCAGGATGAATAATAACAGTGACATGAAACCGCAATCAATGGTTTGCTATGACACCACAAGCAAGGTGCTCTTCAATGACTTTATTGTTTACAGCTCGGTGGTGATGTTCCTGCTCTTTGTCATACCGTTCGGAGTGGTGCTGGTCTGCAACGGCCTGATGGTGAAGAAACTTCAGGAACCTGGTATTGGTGGAGGTCCAATGTCACAGCGCTTTAAGCAGAAGTCGGTGAAGATGATTATTATTGTGCTTCTGGCTTTCGTGTTGTGCTTCTTGCCTTTCCATGTGAACCGTAGTATATACTACACCTTCCGTTACCTGGACAAACATGTGAGCTGCTCGATGCTGGAGGCTGCCAGCATGGCCTACAAGGTCACACGACCTTTAGCCAGCGCCAACAGCTGCATCGACCCCATCCTTTACTTCATGGCAGGACAGGGCTTCAAAAGCAGCATCAAGAACAAGAAAAGTAAATCAAGATATGAAAATAGGAAAGCACCCTCGACCTCTTTATAG